A DNA window from Vigna angularis cultivar LongXiaoDou No.4 chromosome 1, ASM1680809v1, whole genome shotgun sequence contains the following coding sequences:
- the LOC108333222 gene encoding glutathione transferase GST 23: MGSEEVKVVSFWVSPFGKRVEWALKLKGIEYEYIEEDIFNKSNLLLQLNPVYKKVPVLVHAHKPIAESFIILQYIDEIWKQYPLLPQHPYQRALVHFWADFGERKLLDTSWVAMCSSGDDKEEALKVAREAMEKIEEEIKGKKFFGGDNIGYLDLALGWISYWLPVFEEVGSMQIMDPLKFPATTAWITNFLSHPVIKDNLPPRDNMLVYFHSRRKALSSSFQGWFKV; the protein is encoded by the exons atgggAAGTGAAGAAGTGAAGGTGGTGAGCTTTTGGGTGAGTCCATTTGGGAAGAGGGTGGAGTGGGCCTTGAAGCTGAAGGGAATAGAATATGAATACATAGAAGAAGATATCTTCAATAAGAGCAATCTCCTTCTCCAGTTGAACCCGGTTTACAAGAAGGTTCCGGTTCTGGTCCATGCCCACAAACCCATCGCTGAATCATTCATCATCCTTCAATACATTGATGAAATTTGGAAGCAGTATCCACTGCTGCCACAACATCCTTATCAAAGAGCACTTGTTCACTTTTGGGCCGATTTTGGTGAGCGAAAG CTTTTGGATACATCATGGGTTGCAATGTGCAGCAGCGGGGATGACAAGGAAGAGGCTCTGAAAGTAGCTAGAGAAGCAATGGAGAAGATTGAAGAAGAGATAAAGGGGAAGAAGTTTTTTGGAGGAGACAACATCGGGTACCTTGACCTTGCCCTTGGATGGATCTCTTACTGGCTTCCTGTTTTTGAGGAAGTTGGATCCATGCAGATAATGGACCCACTGAAATTTCCAGCCACCACTGCATGGATCACCAATTTTCTGAGCCACCCTGTGATCAAGGACAACTTGCCCCCAAGAGACAACATGCTTGTTTACTTCCACAGCCGCAGAAAGgcactttcttcatcttttcaggGTTGGTTCAAGGTTTAG